One region of Alcanivorax sediminis genomic DNA includes:
- the pyrH gene encoding UMP kinase: MPTNKERSPRYNRILLKLSGEALAGDEGFGIDPKVLDAISLEIGQLVGIGVQVGLVVGGGNLFRGAALQSAGLDRVAGDHMGMLATVMNGLALRDALERSNIRTRLMSAIPMSGVVEHYDHRNANRHLKNGEVVIFCAGTGNPFFTTDSAACLRGIEISADVVLKATKVDGVYNDDPEKNPDAVKYDTLTYDEVLDKKLGVMDLTAICLVRDHNMPLRVFDMNKKGALLNLMLGGKEGTLVEAAQ, encoded by the coding sequence ATGCCGACGAACAAGGAGCGCTCGCCGCGCTATAACCGTATTTTGCTGAAGTTGAGCGGTGAAGCGTTGGCGGGTGACGAAGGATTTGGTATTGACCCCAAAGTGCTGGACGCAATTTCCCTGGAAATTGGTCAGCTGGTCGGTATTGGTGTGCAGGTTGGTTTGGTGGTTGGCGGCGGTAACCTGTTCCGTGGCGCGGCCTTGCAAAGTGCGGGCCTGGACCGTGTTGCCGGTGACCACATGGGAATGCTGGCGACGGTCATGAATGGCCTTGCCCTGCGTGATGCGCTGGAGCGTTCCAATATTCGTACCCGTTTGATGTCTGCGATTCCCATGAGTGGCGTGGTCGAGCATTACGACCATCGTAATGCCAATCGTCATCTCAAGAACGGTGAGGTTGTGATCTTCTGTGCGGGTACCGGTAACCCGTTCTTTACTACCGACTCCGCAGCCTGCCTGCGTGGTATTGAGATCAGTGCCGACGTGGTGTTGAAGGCGACCAAGGTCGACGGCGTGTACAATGACGATCCGGAAAAGAATCCGGATGCGGTCAAGTACGACACCTTGACCTATGACGAAGTGCTGGATAAAAAACTGGGCGTAATGGATCTGACAGCAATCTGTCTGGTTCGTGACCACAATATGCCCCTGCGTGTATTTGACATGAACAAGAAGGGTGCGCTGCTCAACCTGATGTTGGGCGGCAAAGAAGGCACCCTTGTAGAGGCTGCGCAATAA
- the tsf gene encoding translation elongation factor Ts: MAAVTAAMVKELRERTGLGMMECKKALVEAEGDIERAIDDMRKSGQAKAAKKAGRTAAEGAAVIATNADNTVAVMVEINSETDFVARDDNFLGFANKVAAAALAAGETDAAKIAELKLEDGSTVEEARQALIQKIGENIQIRRAAKLDAEGAIGAYVHGAKIGVLVALKGGDAELGKDVAMHVAAVNPMVVSGDQVPVDVLEKEKEIIRAQPDMEGKPAEIVEKMLGGRINKFLKEVSLLDQPFVKDPNTTVGALVKAAGAEIVAFERLVVGEGIEKEEVDFAAEVQAAAKG; encoded by the coding sequence ATGGCTGCTGTAACTGCTGCAATGGTTAAAGAGCTTCGCGAGCGTACCGGTCTTGGCATGATGGAATGCAAGAAGGCGCTGGTAGAAGCTGAAGGTGATATCGAGCGTGCCATCGATGACATGCGTAAATCCGGTCAGGCCAAAGCGGCCAAGAAAGCCGGCCGTACCGCTGCTGAAGGCGCCGCAGTGATTGCAACCAATGCCGACAACACTGTTGCCGTCATGGTTGAAATCAACTCCGAGACCGACTTCGTTGCCCGTGACGACAACTTCCTGGGCTTTGCCAACAAGGTTGCTGCTGCTGCCCTGGCTGCCGGTGAAACCGATGCTGCCAAAATTGCAGAGCTGAAGCTGGAAGACGGTTCTACCGTTGAAGAAGCCCGTCAGGCGCTGATTCAGAAGATCGGTGAGAACATCCAGATCCGTCGTGCTGCCAAGCTGGACGCAGAAGGCGCCATCGGTGCCTACGTTCACGGCGCCAAGATCGGTGTACTGGTTGCCCTCAAGGGTGGCGATGCCGAGCTGGGCAAAGACGTGGCCATGCACGTGGCTGCTGTTAACCCGATGGTGGTTAGCGGTGACCAGGTTCCGGTTGATGTGCTGGAAAAAGAGAAAGAAATCATCCGTGCCCAGCCTGATATGGAAGGCAAGCCGGCTGAGATCGTTGAGAAAATGCTCGGCGGTCGTATCAACAAGTTCCTGAAGGAAGTGAGCCTGCTGGATCAGCCCTTCGTGAAGGATCCCAATACCACTGTCGGTGCCCTGGTTAAGGCTGCCGGCGCCGAGATCGTTGCTTTCGAGCGTCTGGTCGTTGGTGAAGGTATTGAGAAAGAAGAAGTCGACTTCGCTGCTGAGGTTCAAGCTGCGGCTAAAGGCTAA
- the rpsB gene encoding 30S ribosomal protein S2 has protein sequence MSSVTMRDMLKAGVHFGHQTRYWNPKMNTYIFGARNKIHIINLEKTLPLFNDAMAFLNKLAASNNKILFVGTKRAAQKAVRDEAMRAGMPYVDHRWLGGMLTNWKTIRQSIKRFRDLEAQSLDGTFDKLTKKEALMRKREMEKLERSIGGIKDMGGLPDALFVIDVDHEDIALQEARKLGIPVVAVVDTNSNPDGVDYVIPGNDDAIRAIQLYVKAAADTILEGKQYAQNQTGGESEFVEVEGEAEGESAEG, from the coding sequence ATGTCCAGCGTAACTATGCGCGATATGCTGAAGGCCGGTGTGCACTTCGGCCACCAGACCCGTTACTGGAACCCGAAGATGAATACTTACATCTTTGGCGCCCGTAACAAGATTCACATCATCAATCTGGAAAAGACCCTGCCTCTGTTCAACGACGCGATGGCGTTCCTGAACAAGCTGGCTGCCAGCAACAACAAGATTCTGTTCGTAGGCACCAAGCGCGCCGCTCAGAAGGCTGTTCGTGATGAAGCCATGCGTGCGGGCATGCCCTACGTTGATCACCGTTGGTTGGGCGGTATGCTCACCAACTGGAAGACTATCCGTCAGTCCATCAAGCGTTTCCGTGATCTGGAAGCCCAGTCACTGGACGGTACTTTCGACAAGCTGACCAAGAAAGAAGCGCTGATGCGCAAGCGTGAGATGGAGAAGCTTGAGCGCTCCATCGGCGGTATCAAGGACATGGGCGGCCTGCCTGATGCCTTGTTCGTGATCGACGTTGACCACGAAGATATCGCTCTGCAGGAAGCCCGCAAGCTGGGTATTCCGGTGGTAGCGGTAGTGGATACCAACTCTAACCCTGATGGCGTTGATTACGTTATCCCGGGTAACGATGACGCGATCCGCGCTATCCAGCTGTACGTGAAAGCGGCAGCCGACACCATCCTGGAAGGCAAGCAGTACGCCCAGAACCAGACCGGTGGTGAAAGTGAATTCGTCGAGGTAGAAGGCGAAGCTGAAGGCGAAAGCGCCGAAGGCTGA
- the map gene encoding type I methionyl aminopeptidase: MNAVIKTPEQIAKMREAGKLAAEVLEMIGEHVKPGVTTEELDRICHDHIVNRQHAIPACLGYRGFPKSICTSVNHVVCHGIPSDNKALKKGDIVNIDVTVIKDGWHGDTSKMFFVGEPSVLAKRLVETTRECMMAGIKMVKPGVRLGDIGHRIQKLAEGERFSVVREYCGHGIGEGFHEEPQVLHYGKPGTGLELKEGMVFTIEPMINAGKAANKLLPDGWTVVTKDRKLSAQWEHTIAVTADGYEVLTARSEETDLY, translated from the coding sequence ATGAATGCCGTCATCAAAACCCCCGAGCAGATCGCCAAAATGCGTGAGGCTGGCAAGCTTGCCGCCGAAGTCCTTGAAATGATCGGCGAACATGTCAAACCCGGGGTCACTACCGAGGAGCTCGACCGCATCTGTCACGACCATATCGTCAACCGGCAGCATGCCATTCCGGCCTGTCTGGGCTACCGGGGTTTCCCCAAGTCCATTTGTACCTCGGTAAACCACGTTGTCTGTCATGGCATTCCGTCTGACAACAAGGCACTGAAAAAAGGCGACATCGTCAATATCGACGTCACCGTGATCAAGGATGGATGGCACGGAGACACCTCCAAGATGTTCTTCGTGGGCGAGCCCTCGGTTCTGGCCAAGCGCCTCGTGGAAACCACCCGTGAGTGCATGATGGCCGGTATCAAGATGGTCAAGCCAGGCGTGCGCCTGGGTGATATTGGCCACCGCATCCAGAAATTGGCGGAGGGCGAGCGTTTTTCAGTGGTTCGTGAATACTGTGGCCACGGCATCGGCGAAGGCTTCCATGAAGAGCCTCAGGTTCTGCATTACGGCAAACCGGGCACGGGCCTTGAGCTGAAAGAAGGCATGGTGTTCACCATTGAGCCAATGATCAATGCCGGCAAGGCAGCCAACAAGCTGCTGCCCGATGGCTGGACGGTAGTCACCAAGGATCGCAAGCTGTCCGCCCAGTGGGAGCACACTATTGCCGTTACCGCAGATGGCTATGAAGTGCTTACCGCGCGCAGCGAAGAAACCGACCTGTACTGA
- a CDS encoding [protein-PII] uridylyltransferase → MQLTPALTQQALLDAMQESPQPGQYARQYLEQGQERLNQVFETADITDLVNARAQLVDQVMVAAWSLFGLADQADCALVAVGGYGRGELHPCSDVDLLVLLSNDPQQAVYDRLERFVTFLWDIGLEIGHAVRTLDECVNLASEDITVATNIMEARTLAGDDALRIRLEERTGPEHMWNSAQFFAAKWEEQVGRHKRFNDTEYNLEPDLKNAPGGLRDVQMIAWVAKRHFNADSLEALVDAGFLTKEEYSVLRKCLDYLWEVRWQLHTLTGRNENRLLFDHQRQLAARLGHEDSSANLAVEVFMKGFYRVALALSVLNEMLLQLFDEAILRSDEPEQVRPLNRRFQARNEYLEITHPDVFSQHPSALLETFVLMAQNPDLKGIRATTIRALIYNRRQIDDAFRANPENTALFMQLLRSPNALFTQLRRMKRYSILGRYLPEFGAIIGMMQYDLFHIYTVDAHTLLVIKHMRRLRYEDMRDEYPLATEVFYRLPKPELLYTAGLYHDIAKGRGGDHSALGEVDALDFCQRHGLSAWDGKLVAWLVKNHLVMSVTAQRKDISDPDVVYEFARKVGDLVHLDYLYVLTVADINATNPTLWNSWRASLLRQLYTETKRALRRGLNNPMDKQDWIDETRETALKLLTGQDHNAAEVEALWANIGDEYFLRETPRDIAWHTEAMLDRENPNDPLVLIGETSQTSIAGGSQIFIYTPDTRNLFSATVNALDTLGLTIMDARIITSVDGFSLDTYIVLDEQGTPIGDDWARIEQIRKTLTETLKHPERFASTVSRRMPRRNKHFDVPTQVVISNDIVNDRTAVDIQTLDRPGLLAHIGRIFMRFELLVQNARIATLGERAEDVFFITDLEGEPVSDPALCQELQETLTRELDDKNNGNQ, encoded by the coding sequence ATGCAGCTCACCCCCGCGCTTACCCAGCAAGCCCTCCTCGATGCAATGCAGGAGAGCCCCCAGCCTGGACAGTACGCCCGCCAGTACCTCGAACAGGGACAAGAACGCCTGAACCAGGTATTTGAAACGGCTGACATCACCGACCTTGTCAATGCCCGAGCACAGCTGGTAGACCAAGTGATGGTCGCGGCCTGGTCCTTGTTTGGCCTTGCCGACCAGGCAGACTGTGCCTTGGTCGCTGTTGGGGGCTACGGTCGTGGCGAGCTGCACCCCTGCTCCGATGTGGATCTGCTGGTGTTGCTGTCTAACGATCCGCAACAGGCGGTCTACGATAGGCTGGAGCGCTTTGTGACCTTTCTCTGGGATATCGGGCTGGAGATTGGGCATGCGGTACGCACACTGGATGAGTGCGTCAACCTCGCCAGTGAAGACATCACCGTTGCCACCAACATCATGGAAGCACGGACCCTGGCCGGTGACGATGCCCTGCGTATTCGCCTGGAAGAGAGAACCGGCCCGGAGCACATGTGGAATTCCGCCCAGTTCTTCGCCGCCAAATGGGAAGAACAGGTCGGCCGCCACAAACGCTTCAATGATACTGAATACAATCTTGAACCCGATCTCAAAAATGCTCCCGGCGGGCTTCGTGACGTTCAGATGATTGCCTGGGTTGCCAAGCGTCATTTCAATGCCGACAGCCTGGAAGCGCTGGTCGATGCAGGATTCCTGACCAAGGAAGAGTACTCGGTGCTCCGCAAGTGTCTGGACTACCTGTGGGAAGTGCGCTGGCAGTTGCATACGCTCACCGGCCGGAATGAAAACCGCCTGCTGTTTGATCACCAGCGCCAACTGGCTGCCCGCCTGGGTCACGAGGACTCCAGCGCCAACCTGGCGGTGGAAGTGTTCATGAAGGGCTTCTACCGGGTGGCGCTGGCGCTGTCCGTACTGAACGAGATGTTGCTGCAGCTATTTGACGAAGCCATTTTGCGCAGCGATGAGCCTGAACAGGTCCGTCCCTTGAACAGGCGCTTCCAGGCACGCAATGAATACCTGGAAATCACTCACCCCGATGTGTTCAGCCAGCACCCCTCTGCCCTGCTGGAAACCTTTGTGCTGATGGCCCAGAACCCTGACCTCAAGGGGATTCGCGCCACCACCATCCGGGCACTGATTTACAACCGTCGACAAATTGATGATGCCTTCCGGGCCAACCCGGAAAACACCGCCCTGTTCATGCAGTTGCTGCGCAGCCCCAATGCCCTTTTTACCCAGCTGCGACGCATGAAGCGGTATAGCATTCTTGGCCGTTACCTGCCGGAATTCGGTGCCATCATCGGTATGATGCAGTACGACCTGTTCCACATTTACACCGTGGATGCGCACACCCTGCTGGTCATCAAGCATATGCGCAGGCTGCGCTATGAGGACATGCGCGATGAATACCCTCTGGCCACTGAAGTTTTTTACCGACTACCAAAGCCAGAGCTGCTCTACACCGCCGGTCTGTACCACGATATCGCCAAAGGCCGTGGCGGTGACCACTCTGCTCTCGGTGAAGTGGATGCGCTGGATTTCTGTCAGCGACATGGCCTCAGTGCCTGGGATGGCAAGCTGGTGGCCTGGCTGGTGAAAAACCATCTGGTGATGAGTGTGACAGCCCAGCGCAAGGATATTTCTGACCCGGACGTGGTCTACGAGTTTGCCCGCAAGGTAGGCGACCTGGTGCACCTGGATTATCTCTATGTGCTTACCGTGGCCGATATCAATGCCACCAACCCAACCCTGTGGAACTCCTGGCGAGCCTCCCTGCTGCGCCAGCTGTATACCGAAACCAAGCGCGCCCTGCGTCGCGGCCTTAACAATCCGATGGACAAGCAGGACTGGATCGACGAAACCCGTGAAACGGCCCTCAAGCTGCTGACGGGTCAGGATCACAATGCAGCTGAAGTCGAGGCGCTGTGGGCCAACATTGGCGATGAATATTTTCTGCGCGAGACTCCCCGGGATATCGCCTGGCACACCGAAGCCATGCTCGATCGGGAAAATCCCAACGATCCGCTGGTACTGATTGGCGAGACCAGCCAAACCTCCATTGCCGGTGGGTCGCAGATCTTTATTTATACTCCCGACACCCGCAACCTGTTCAGCGCCACCGTGAATGCGCTGGACACCCTGGGCCTCACCATCATGGACGCGCGCATTATCACCAGCGTGGATGGCTTCAGTCTCGATACCTATATCGTGCTGGACGAACAAGGCACTCCTATCGGTGATGACTGGGCGCGCATTGAGCAAATTCGCAAGACCCTGACCGAAACCCTGAAACACCCGGAACGCTTTGCCAGCACCGTGAGCCGCCGCATGCCGCGTCGCAACAAGCATTTCGATGTGCCAACCCAGGTAGTGATCAGCAATGACATCGTCAACGATCGCACCGCCGTTGATATACAGACCCTGGACCGTCCCGGGCTGTTGGCCCACATCGGTCGTATCTTCATGCGCTTTGAGCTGCTGGTGCAGAATGCACGCATTGCCACCCTTGGCGAACGCGCCGAGGACGTCTTCTTCATTACCGATCTCGAGGGAGAGCCGGTTTCCGATCCAGCCCTGTGCCAGGAACTCCAGGAAACCCTCACCCGCGAGCTCGACGACAAGAACAACGGAAATCAGTAA
- the dapC gene encoding succinyldiaminopimelate transaminase, translating into MNPDLERLHPYPFEKLKTLFSGLPASDKPPIALSIGEPKHPSPDFVQQVIKDNTARLSNYPTTAGIPELSEAIAQWLKRRFHLSGVDAASQVLPVNGTREALFAFTQAVIDRQRQPLVLMPNPFYQIYEGATLLAGGEPMYLPCTDGTGLQPDFDAVSEDTWIRTQLLFICTPGNPTGATLSKAQLKALIQLADKYDFIIASDECYSEIYRDKPPAGLLEACAEMGRHDYRRCVVFHSLSKRSNLPGLRSGFVAGDSEVLKRFLRYRTYHGCAMPIHHQLASIAAWNDETHVEANRALYREKFDAVLDILGGPLKVSAPAAGFYLWPKTPVSDEEFAKRLQAEQNVTVLPGRYLSRTVDGKNPGQNRIRMALVAPLDECIEGAKRIKALLDTL; encoded by the coding sequence ATGAACCCAGATCTGGAACGGCTGCATCCCTACCCGTTTGAGAAACTCAAAACCCTGTTCAGCGGCCTTCCCGCCTCTGACAAGCCTCCCATTGCCCTGTCCATTGGTGAGCCCAAACATCCTTCACCGGATTTTGTGCAACAGGTCATCAAGGACAACACCGCCCGGCTGTCCAACTACCCAACCACCGCCGGCATCCCGGAATTGAGCGAAGCCATCGCGCAGTGGCTCAAGCGTCGCTTCCACCTCTCCGGTGTGGATGCCGCTAGCCAGGTGCTACCGGTGAATGGTACCCGTGAGGCCCTGTTCGCCTTCACCCAGGCAGTGATTGATCGCCAGCGCCAGCCGCTGGTGTTGATGCCAAACCCGTTCTACCAGATTTATGAAGGCGCCACCTTGCTCGCCGGTGGCGAGCCCATGTATTTGCCCTGTACCGACGGCACCGGGCTGCAGCCTGATTTTGATGCTGTCAGTGAAGACACCTGGATTCGCACCCAGCTATTGTTCATCTGCACCCCAGGCAACCCCACCGGTGCAACACTCAGCAAGGCCCAGCTCAAGGCGCTGATTCAGCTGGCCGACAAGTACGATTTCATCATTGCCTCGGACGAGTGCTACTCGGAAATTTACAGGGACAAGCCCCCGGCCGGGCTCCTGGAAGCCTGCGCGGAAATGGGCCGCCACGACTATCGTCGTTGTGTGGTCTTTCATTCACTCTCCAAGCGCTCTAACTTGCCCGGGCTTCGCTCCGGCTTTGTCGCGGGGGACAGCGAGGTGCTCAAACGCTTCCTGCGCTATCGCACCTACCACGGCTGTGCCATGCCCATCCATCATCAGCTGGCCAGTATCGCGGCCTGGAATGATGAAACTCACGTGGAAGCCAATCGAGCGCTCTACCGTGAAAAATTTGATGCCGTGCTGGACATTCTCGGCGGCCCCCTTAAGGTATCCGCCCCGGCAGCAGGCTTCTATCTGTGGCCCAAGACGCCCGTCAGCGACGAAGAGTTCGCCAAGCGTCTTCAGGCCGAGCAGAACGTGACCGTCCTTCCCGGCCGCTATCTGTCGCGAACCGTCGACGGCAAGAACCCCGGACAAAACCGGATAAGGATGGCGCTGGTGGCTCCGCTGGACGAATGTATCGAAGGTGCCAAGCGCATCAAGGCGTTGCTGGATACGCTCTGA
- a CDS encoding ArsC family reductase — MELTIFGIKNCDTMKKAMKWLDDNGVAYHFHDYKKEGVPEAPLQQWLDALGWETVINKRGTTWRKLDDTTRETMDASKAVAVALENPSLIKRPILQNDKILTAGFKADEWQALLK, encoded by the coding sequence ATGGAACTGACAATCTTTGGTATCAAAAACTGCGATACCATGAAGAAAGCCATGAAATGGCTTGATGACAACGGCGTTGCCTATCACTTCCATGACTACAAGAAGGAAGGCGTGCCAGAGGCGCCCCTCCAGCAGTGGCTGGACGCGCTGGGCTGGGAGACCGTCATCAACAAGCGTGGCACCACCTGGCGCAAGCTGGATGACACGACCAGGGAGACCATGGACGCCAGCAAGGCTGTTGCCGTGGCACTGGAGAATCCGTCCCTGATCAAACGGCCGATTCTGCAGAACGACAAGATTCTCACCGCCGGCTTCAAGGCCGACGAGTGGCAAGCACTTTTGAAATAA
- the dapD gene encoding 2,3,4,5-tetrahydropyridine-2,6-dicarboxylate N-succinyltransferase — MSNYFAIALGCGTKNRNDNWLEVYYPDPAINPDNKLIEAIREELDYQGGNAAIELTRGQVQHIAREWREAGFEHEASYAVAFQESESPVVLTVLETDAEPASTPEAYLKLHLISHRLVKPHGVNLSGIFPLLPNVAWTNEGAVDLEELQERQLMARLNGKVLSVNSVDKFPKMTDYVVPTGVRIADTSRVRLGAYVGEGTTIMHEGFINFNAGTEGPGMIEGRISAGVFVGKGSDIGGGASTMGTLSGGGNMIISLGEGCLLGANAGTGIPLGDRCTIEAGLYITAGSKVQLMDDKGEIVETVKARDLAGQSDLLFRRNTTNGAVQCLTNKSAIALNEELHKHN, encoded by the coding sequence ATGAGCAACTATTTCGCCATCGCACTGGGCTGCGGCACCAAGAACCGCAACGACAACTGGCTGGAAGTCTACTACCCCGATCCGGCTATCAACCCGGACAACAAGCTGATCGAAGCGATCCGTGAAGAGCTGGACTACCAGGGTGGCAACGCCGCCATCGAACTGACCCGGGGTCAGGTCCAGCATATTGCCCGCGAATGGCGTGAAGCCGGTTTCGAACACGAAGCCAGCTATGCAGTGGCCTTCCAGGAGTCCGAAAGCCCGGTGGTACTGACCGTGCTGGAAACCGATGCCGAGCCCGCCTCCACCCCCGAGGCTTACCTGAAGCTGCACCTGATTTCCCACCGTCTGGTGAAGCCTCACGGCGTCAACCTGTCCGGCATTTTCCCGCTGCTTCCCAACGTGGCCTGGACCAACGAAGGTGCCGTGGATCTGGAAGAGCTGCAGGAGCGCCAGCTGATGGCGCGTCTGAATGGCAAGGTCCTGTCCGTGAACAGCGTGGACAAATTCCCGAAGATGACCGACTACGTGGTACCGACCGGTGTGCGTATTGCCGACACCTCCCGCGTGCGTCTGGGCGCCTATGTGGGTGAAGGCACCACCATCATGCACGAGGGCTTCATCAACTTTAACGCTGGCACCGAAGGCCCGGGCATGATCGAAGGCCGCATCTCTGCCGGTGTATTCGTTGGCAAGGGCTCCGATATCGGTGGCGGCGCCTCCACCATGGGAACCCTGTCCGGCGGCGGTAACATGATCATCTCCCTGGGTGAGGGTTGTCTACTTGGTGCGAACGCCGGCACCGGCATCCCACTGGGCGATCGCTGCACCATTGAAGCGGGCCTGTACATCACTGCAGGTTCCAAGGTCCAGCTGATGGACGACAAGGGCGAAATCGTGGAAACCGTCAAGGCTCGCGATCTGGCTGGTCAGTCCGACCTGCTGTTCCGTCGCAACACCACCAACGGCGCCGTGCAGTGTCTCACCAACAAGAGTGCCATCGCTCTCAACGAAGAACTGCATAAGCACAATTAA
- the dapE gene encoding succinyl-diaminopimelate desuccinylase, which produces MSRTLEYTKELIRRASVTPQDEGCQEWMIEKLEALGFECETLWFEEVRNLWARRGSKAPVFAFAGHTDVVPTGDVSAWKYDPFIPTEEGDLLYGRGTADMKGSIAAMMVAIEDFVSANPNHPGSLALLITADEEGPSINGTVKVVETLQARNEHIDYCLVGEPSSTTTVGDVIKNGRRGSLGARLIVKGIQGHVAYPHLARNPVHDAAPALAELAASEWDNGNEFFPATSFQISNINAGTGATNVIPGTCEVIFNFRFSTELTDAILRQRTEAILDKHGLDYELTWTLSGQPFLTDRGALVNAAVDAIRDITGRDTELSTAGGTSDGRFIAPTGSQVVELGPINATIHKVDEHTSISELETLTKIYQRLLENLMGSSDA; this is translated from the coding sequence ATGTCTCGCACCCTCGAATACACCAAGGAACTCATCCGTCGCGCGTCTGTGACACCGCAAGACGAAGGCTGTCAGGAATGGATGATCGAGAAACTGGAAGCCCTGGGCTTCGAGTGTGAAACCCTGTGGTTTGAGGAAGTTCGTAATCTGTGGGCGCGACGGGGCAGCAAAGCTCCGGTGTTCGCCTTTGCCGGTCACACCGATGTGGTTCCCACCGGGGATGTTTCTGCGTGGAAATACGACCCGTTTATCCCCACCGAAGAAGGCGATCTGCTCTACGGCCGTGGCACTGCCGACATGAAAGGCTCCATTGCGGCCATGATGGTGGCGATTGAAGATTTCGTATCGGCCAACCCGAATCACCCCGGCAGCCTGGCGCTTCTGATTACTGCCGACGAGGAAGGTCCTTCGATCAATGGTACCGTGAAGGTGGTGGAAACCCTGCAGGCGCGAAACGAACACATCGATTACTGTCTGGTGGGAGAGCCTTCTTCCACCACTACCGTGGGTGATGTGATCAAGAATGGTCGGCGGGGCTCCCTCGGGGCGAGGCTGATCGTCAAGGGCATTCAGGGCCACGTGGCTTACCCGCACCTGGCACGCAACCCGGTGCATGATGCCGCGCCCGCTCTGGCCGAACTGGCCGCCAGCGAATGGGATAACGGCAACGAATTCTTCCCCGCCACCAGCTTCCAAATTTCCAACATCAACGCTGGCACCGGAGCCACCAATGTGATTCCCGGTACCTGCGAAGTGATCTTCAACTTTCGCTTCTCTACCGAGCTGACCGACGCCATTCTGCGCCAACGCACCGAAGCCATTCTCGACAAGCACGGCCTGGACTATGAACTGACCTGGACGCTCTCCGGCCAGCCGTTCCTGACGGACCGGGGTGCGCTGGTCAATGCTGCTGTGGATGCCATTCGCGATATCACTGGCCGCGACACCGAGCTGTCTACTGCCGGCGGCACCAGCGACGGCCGCTTCATCGCGCCAACGGGTAGCCAGGTAGTAGAACTGGGGCCTATCAACGCCACCATCCACAAGGTCGATGAGCACACCAGCATCAGCGAACTGGAAACCCTCACGAAGATTTACCAGCGCCTGCTGGAAAACCTGATGGGATCAAGTGACGCCTGA
- a CDS encoding DUF1656 domain-containing protein, protein MWLHEIPVGGLLVSPMVLFVLVALACTAASWLALRQLGWHRVIWKGPWFYLSLFVCYLALALGLLS, encoded by the coding sequence ATGTGGCTGCATGAAATTCCGGTTGGCGGCCTGCTGGTCAGCCCCATGGTGCTATTTGTACTGGTAGCACTGGCCTGTACCGCCGCCAGTTGGCTGGCACTGCGTCAGCTTGGTTGGCACCGGGTCATCTGGAAAGGCCCCTGGTTTTATCTCTCACTCTTTGTCTGCTACCTGGCCCTGGCGCTGGGCCTGCTAAGCTGA
- a CDS encoding HlyD family efflux transporter periplasmic adaptor subunit, whose amino-acid sequence MSPPLRILVTLAVVLLAVIAGNWIWNYYLYAPWTRDGKIRAEIITLSPDVSGWVAELPIVDNQGVKRDSLLLRIDPQRYQAAVAQARAEQDLAQIRLAMAELQREKSTGEAQQEAALTVKLANADLEMARARLTAAELDLQRTELRAPADGTVVNLTLQPGNFAERGVPVLSMVKADSFYVTGYFEETKLPLVHIGQKASVVLMNGARTLHGRVTSVGQAIANANTRTDQQLLPEVQQTFNWVRLAQRIPVHIELDAIPDDILLAAGMTATVRLHDD is encoded by the coding sequence ATGTCTCCCCCCCTTCGCATCCTTGTAACCTTGGCTGTCGTGCTGCTGGCGGTGATTGCTGGCAACTGGATCTGGAACTATTACCTCTACGCCCCCTGGACCCGGGACGGGAAAATTCGCGCCGAAATCATTACCTTATCGCCTGATGTCTCGGGATGGGTCGCAGAGTTACCGATCGTTGATAACCAGGGTGTCAAACGTGACAGCCTGCTGCTGCGCATTGACCCTCAGCGTTATCAGGCCGCTGTAGCACAGGCACGGGCCGAGCAGGACCTGGCGCAAATCCGCCTGGCCATGGCTGAACTGCAACGCGAAAAAAGTACCGGAGAGGCTCAACAAGAAGCGGCACTGACGGTCAAACTGGCCAATGCGGACCTGGAGATGGCGCGTGCACGGCTCACCGCCGCAGAATTGGACCTGCAACGCACGGAACTCCGTGCTCCCGCCGATGGCACAGTGGTCAACCTCACGCTTCAGCCAGGCAACTTTGCCGAGCGCGGGGTGCCGGTGCTATCCATGGTCAAGGCTGACAGCTTCTACGTCACTGGCTACTTTGAAGAAACCAAACTGCCACTGGTGCACATCGGCCAGAAAGCCTCCGTGGTATTGATGAATGGAGCCCGCACTTTGCACGGCAGAGTCACCAGCGTGGGCCAGGCCATTGCCAACGCCAACACCCGCACTGATCAGCAACTTCTGCCGGAGGTACAGCAAACCTTCAACTGGGTAAGGCTGGCACAACGCATCCCGGTCCACATCGAGCTCGATGCGATACCGGACGATATTCTGCTCGCCGCCGGCATGACCGCCACCGTTCGCCTGCATGACGATTAA